In the Schaalia hyovaginalis genome, GGCAATTTCGCCGAATCCTCCAGTATCTTTCCAGTGGGGAAGATCTGCTCGCGCTCGTGCGTAAGTCTTAATGTTTACCGCTGTTGGTTGAGGCGTGTCGATCGTGTTCGTCGACTCGTCAGCGGACAGGTCATGCGCGGTGGATTCATACGGGTCGGACAGGCCGACTTCCCCTGCGATTGAGTCGTCAAAAGATGAATCGGCGTAACTCGCTGTCGTTCCGAATGTGATGAGAATCGCGACGCTCAGCGCAGTGGCGGATACTCGTCGAACTACGGTCATCATTCCCTCAATCCGTGAGTAGGTGTCTTGGGTATTTTCGCTATCCGACGCGGATCGTTGGTCTCGTGGCGGCACTGCCACGAGGAGCTACTCGAGTATCAGCGATACTAAGAGTTTCCGAGGCGCTCGTCTAGACCCGCTTCCCCGGCAGGGCGCGGAGAGAATCGGAAAGTCGAGCAAGGAGCAGATCAAGCTCATCGTCGACCTCATGATCGCCAAGCTCGCCAAGCGCATGGAGGCTCAGGACATGCGCCTGCAGCTCACCGACGCGGCGCGCGATCTGCTCGCCGACCTCGGTTTCGATCCGGTGCTGGGCGCGCGTCCGCTGCGTCGTGCGATCCAGCGGGAGATCGAGGACGCCCTGTCCGAGCGGATCCTCTTCGGGGAGATCACCGCCGGTCAGGTCGTCACCGTCGGCGTCGAGGGCGAGGGCAAGGAGCGCAAGTTCACCTTCAACGGCCAGTGAGACCGGGGCCTCCGGTCCCATCTCTGGACGATCCGTCCACAATCGGGAGAGGCCGTGACAGAATGTCTGCGGATTGTCGGCTATCGGAAGAAGATCAGAGGGGTTCATGGCTTCTCGCGCCGGTTCGCGCCGTCGTGGCCGTCTGCTTCGGCGGACTCCGGCGGTCTTCGTCGTTGTGCTCTCGCTGATCATTTCGGTCCTGGCGATCATTCACCGAGGGGTCGAAACCACTGAAGTGAATGTGGACGACGGCGGGATCTGGGTGACCAACGCCTCGAAGCTCATGGTTGGTCACATGAATTACGACGCCCGGCTTCTCGATGCCGCCTTCGTCACGGAGTCGACGAATTTCGATATCGGCCAAGCGGGAGACACCGTCACCTTCTCGGATTTCGCATCCCGCTCTCTCGCTCCGGTAGATGTGTCGAGCGTCGCCCTGGGGGCGGCGACATCCCTACCCGAAGGCGCCATCGCCATGCAAGGAGGACAGTCCGTCGGCGTCATCGACCCCGCTGAAGGGAACGTGTGGCTCGCCGACGCCTCGGCCCCCTCCTCGACCGCCTACACGCAGGAGACATCACTGACGACAGGCCTCGAGGCCGGGGTCGTCGCAACTTCGACCAGCGGCAACGTCTATGCGCTTTCCGCCGTCGCCGGCGAATTCTTCATCGCTCAACGCACCGGAGCAGTCATCGACACCCATGAGATCCCCGTCTCGGGTCTGTCCAGGGCATCCGACCTCAGTCTGACAGTCGTCGGAGAACATCCCGTCGGCCTCGACTCTTCGACTAACACCCTCATTCTGCCCGACGGCAGTTCGTACGACCTCGCCGACCAGGGCATCTCCTCGGGCGCGGTCCTTCAACAACCCGGTCCGGATTCGGACCGGGTCCTCGTGGCGACGACGACCGGGCTCTTCGCCATTCCCCTCGATGGCGGGGATGCGGCGGTTCTCGGCACCTCCCCGAAGGGCCTTGCGGGTAACGCAGCGCCCCCGGTCCGCCACAACCGCTGTGCTTACGCCGCATGGACGGTATCGGGGGCGTATCTGCGTGTCTGCGACGACTCCTCGAAAGATGAGTCCGGCACCGTTGAGAGTCTTCGGAGCGCCGAGGAGATCGTTTTCCGCACCAATCGCACCCGTATCGTCCTCAATGATATCGGCAACGGTTCCGTCTGGCTTCCCGACGACAACATGGTGCTGATGAACGACTGGGATCAGGTGGCGAAGGAACTCGTCGAGAACAAGACGCAGGAGGAGACTCCTGAGATTACCGAGGAGATCGCCGACCCCGAGCGCCAGGAGAAGAACACTCCTCCCGAAGCCGTCGACGACGAGTTCGGCATTCGTCCAGGACGCTCGACGACTCTGCCGGTCCTCAACAACGATTCGGATGCCGACGGCGATGTCCTGACAGCAAGGGTTATCGAGCCCGCCGATTTCGGCAGACTGACGCGCTCTCGCGGCGGTCGGGCTCTGCAGATCACCGATGTGGGCGAAGACCAGGCGGGGACGACCTCCTTCGTTTATGAGGCGACGGACGGCGAGGCGGCGGACACCGCAACCGTGACGGTGTCGGTTCATCCATGGTCGGTGAATGAAGGCCCTCGACAAGTGCGTCATCCAGTCGTCAAGATCGGTTCAGAGGCGCAGATCGAGTACAACATCCTCACCGACTGGATCGACCCCGACGGCGACCAGATCTACCTCGCCAGTGCCGTGGCCCCTGCAGGCCTGTCCGTTCAATTCTCCGAGGACGGAACCATATCGATCACAGAGCTGGGCGCCGGAGCAGGAACGAAGGCTGTCGAGATCGAGGTCTCTGATGGGCGCGATACCACTAGCGGGCTCCTCACGGTCGATGTGCAGGAACCCGGCAATATCGTCCCCACCGCCAACGCCGATTTCTATGTCGCGAGGGTAGGGGAACCGCTCGTCCTCGATCCAGTCACCAATGACATCGACCCCAATGGCGATGCCCTGTCTTTGGTCGCCGTCTCCGTCGCTCCCGTGACGACCACCGTGGTCCCCGATCTCGGCCTCGGGACCATCACCTTCACGGGAACCGCGCCCGGCTCGTATCAGTTCACATACACGGTGACCGATGGTCCGTCCACCGCTCTGGGCGTCATCCGAGTCGACGTCGTAGCTGCCGAAGAGAAGGCCACCCCCATCGCCGAGGACGACTTGGCTGTGCTCCCTGCTGGAGGATCCACACTGGTCGCGCCGTTGGCCAACGACACGGATCCGGCGGGCGGCGTCCTCGTCGTCCAGACCATCGACGTCCCCGAATCCCTCGGGCTGCAGGTTGCGCTCCTCGACCGTCACATCCTTCGCATCACGTCACCTGCGGGTCTCGACGACTCCGTCTCTTTCACATATACGGTATCCAACGGTCAGGATACGGCGCGAGCCCAAGTGACCGTCGTACCGACGAGAGCCAGAGACATCAACGCCGCCCCCGAGGCCAACCCGGACAGCGTCAAAGTTCGCGTGGGAGATATCGGCTCAGTCGCAGTCCTCGCGAATGACCGCTCGCCTGCTGGCCTGCCGATGACCGTGTCTACCACCATCGAAAACCTCACGAAGAGACCCGAGCTCGGGACCCCCTTCGTCACAGGCAATCTCGTCCGTCTCGAAGCCGGCGACACTCCGGGAATCGTGACTCTCGCTTACACGGTGCGTGACTCGGTCGGGAACACGGCATCATCAACGGTCACCTTCGAAGTGATCGCGGATTCCCAGGCGAACTCCGCACCCCGCCCGAAAGCCCTCACCGCATGGGCGGTGACCTCGGAGATGACCCGGATCTCCGTCCCCCTCAACGGCATCGACCCCGATGGGGATTCGGTGACCCTCGTCGGAATCGAACAGTCGCCGACGAAAGGCACCGTCGAACTGGGAACCGACTGGCTCGAATACACGCCTTCCAAAGGCGCGATCGGGACCGAGGTCTTCACGTACATCGTCGAGGACCGTAAGGGCAAACAGGCGACGGCCCGAGTTCGTGTCGGCATAGCCCCGCCTTCGACGCGTAACCAGGATCCGATCGCCGTCAACGACTCGATCACGATCCGCCCGGCCCGTGACGTGTCCGTCGGAGTAATGGTCAACGACATCGATGCGGACGGCGATACGATCTCCCTGCTCGAGGGATCCCTGGTCTCCAACGTCACGGGACTGGAGGCTCGCATCACCGGGCAGACCGTCACCTTCACCTCTCCAGCGGACGAGGGTGACTACTCGATCGCTTACCGGATCACCGACGGGAAGGGCGGCACTGCCACAGCAAGCCTGACGATTCACGTGAGGACGGATGCTCCGTTGCAGGCTCCAGTCGCGCGCGACGACGTCGTCGCGATCTCCGAGCTTCCCGAAAGGACCGGGAGTGTTCGCGTGGCGGTGACGGACAACGATGACGATCCCGATGGGGTCCTCACCGACCTCACAGTGTCAACGAAGTCCTCCCTCGCATCCGTCGATGGGCAGGAGGTGATCGTCACTCCCACCGAGAATCGCGCGCTGATCGTCTACACGATCACCGACAAGGACGGCCTGAGCTCCTCGGCGGTCCTCTTCGTCCCCGGCATCAACCGGACGAATCCGGTCGTCGATGAGACACGAGTCCCCCTCGAGGTTCGTGCCGATGAGGACGTGACGATCGACATCAACGACTACGTCCTCGTGCGCTCCGGTCGTACGGCGCACATCGTCGACGGAGCATCGGTAACGGCTTCCGTCGGCATTGATCCGGGAATCGAACTCGTGGACGATCACTCGTTGAAATTCCATGTCACTGCCGACTACACCGGCAAGAGCTCAATCTCCTTCGAAGCCCGCGACGGCCTCGCCGATGATGACTCGGCACTCTCGGCGGTGTTGACGATCCCCATCAGAGTCAAGTCGACGACCAACCACCCGCCGACGCTGACTCCTACGGCGATCAGAGTCGCTGCGGGAGACGATCCGGTATCTTACGACCTCTCGCTGATGGTCGATGACCCGGACGACGCGGATCCGACCTCGTTCACCTACTCCCTCGTCAAGAGCCCCAACGGGGTGGCTGTCTCCCTCAACGGGCACCTGCTGTCCGTTCAGGCTGTCCTCGGACAGCAGAAGGGAGACCTCGACCCGATCGTCGTGTCCGTCGACGACGGCTCCGGTGAGGTCGAGGCTCAGATACCGGTGAAGGTCGTGTCATCAACCGCAGAGCTTCCGCGGGCGACCGACATCGAAATCACCACGGCGAACGCCGGGCAGTCGATGACCATCGACCTCACCCCCGCCCTGTTCAATCCGTTCAAGGAGACGCGACTCCGCATCCACTCGGTGCAGTTCCAAGTGGGGGCGGGCACCCTCGATCCCGACTCCGACAGGTACAGCCTGACGATCACGCCTCAGGCGGGGAAGACCGGATCGATGATCGTCACTTATAAGGTGGCCGATGCGACTGAGGATCCGTCCCGCAACGTCCAGGGCAAAATCATCCTGACGGTGCGCGATCGTCCCGCGCCCCCGACGGAGGTCAAGGCCTCCGTATCGGGGGCGGGCCGGGCAACGGTGTCCTTCACCCCCGGTGCGAGTAACGGCGCGGACATCGACTTCTACGAGATGACGGATGTGACGACAGGCCAGACCTACAGGTGCGAGATCGCGGTGTGCGAGGCGTCCGGGTTGACGAACGGTGTTGAGCATGCGTTCACCGTCCGCGCGCACAACGACGTCGGTTACTCCGATCCCTCCGGAGCATCGAACCGGGAACTCATCGACGCAGTGCCAGGCAAGATGCCGACGCCGACGCTCGAAGAGGGAGATCGTCAGCTGAGAATCTCGTGGTCCCCTCCCGAGAATGAGGGATCCGCGATATCGAGGTACACGGTGAGCGTCGTCGGGGCCGACGGCGTGAGAACCGTCGAAGCGACGAGTACGAGCACCATCGTCTCCGATCTGAAGAACGGTCAGTCTTACACCGTTACCGTTGTCGCCCATAACGGGGCGAAGGAACCGTCACAGAGTTCGGACGGCGTGATCGGAACGCCGTACGGTACTCCCGATACGCCGACGGCCATCACAGCCTCTGTCACTGAGGCCAGCGCCGACGGGGTGACTGCGACCGTCGGAGTATCGTGGGACCGTGGCAGCCCCGAAGACGCTGATTGGGGCGAGACGACGGTGACCGTCGGCGGGATTTCGACGACCGTCGATAAGACACGGACTTCGGCGCTGCTCGTCGGCATCGAACCCGGACTCGGGCATGAAGTGACGGTTCAGACCTCGAACGCTCACGGCAACAAATCCGCCATCGGCACATCGGTCGTGAGGGTCTCGACCGTTCCCTTCGCCCCGTCCGCCGACGCTCTGAGGCTCGAGCCCACCGGCGTCAAAGGCGAACTCCGGGTGGTCGGTCTGTCCAAGAAAGGCGGACGCGGGTATTCTCCGGATGAGCTTCGAATCCATTACACGATCACTGGACGCGGGTGCGGCGCCGACGGCCCGCAGCTCGACACGTCGTCAATGCTCATCAACTCCGGCGATAACACTCCCGTCTCCTACTCCTTCTGCCAGGTCGGCATCGCTTCGACGGGTGATCCGTCCGTGTCGGCGATCGTGACGGCGCAAGCCGTGGCGCCCGAGTCGAAACCCGAGGCGCCGACCCTGACGGCGACACCGGTCTCGACGACGAGCATCGCCCTCAACTGGAACATCGAGAGCGCCAGCCCGCCCGTGTCGAGCGCCGTGCTGCTGGTCGACGGATCCCGCATTCCCGTCACCTACGCGAACGGCGCGCATACGGTCTCAGACCTGGCTCCGGGGCGCGCTTACACGTTCACCTTGGAGATTTCCAACGCGTGGGGCACGGCCTCGTCGACTACGACCGCAGTCACTCCGATGGACGTCCGATTGGCATGGACGAATACCTGTGCAGCTGACGTCACTCCCGGTGTTCAAACGCCGGAAGGAGGAACTCCGGAGAGCTGCTTCACCTATTCGGTCGCTCCAGTGGGGTGGACCCTCGATGCGAAACCCCTCGTGTGCACCGTGATCTCCGACGTCGACAACTCGACGAAAAAGACCATCACCGTATCCGGCGATGCGGGAACACCCTCGGGCGTGAGGACTCTCGCGGCGACGCAAGAGGCCCTCGACGCCCTGTGGGCGCAGCGCCCCGACCTCGTGACCTGTTCTCAAGAATGACAAGGATTCAAGATCGACATGACGATCAGCATTGACGATGCCACGCGCTTCGCCCAGACCTTCGCAGGCCTCGTCGACGGCATCTCCGCAGCCGTCCTCGACAAGGAGCCGACGATCCGTCTCGCCCTGACGACGATGTTCGCGGGCGGGCATCTTCTTCTCGAAGACGCACCCGGCACGGGCAAGACCGCGCTCGCCCGCGCCATGTCGAGGGTCATTGACTCGCGGACCGCTCGCATCCAGTTCACTCCCGATCTGCTGCCCTCGGACATCACCGGCGTCAACATGTACGACCAGAAGAGCGGCGACTGGAGGTTCCACGGCGGACCGATCTTCGCTGAGATCGTCCTCGCCGATGAGATCAACCGCGCTTCGCCGAAGACTCAGTCGGCGTTGCTCGAAGTCATGGAGGAGGCTCAGGTGACGGTTGACGGAATCCGCCACCTCGCACCGGAGCCCTTCATGGTCATCGCCACCCAGAACCCGATCGAGCAGGCGGGCACCTACCCCCTGCCCGAAGCCCAGCTCGACCGCTTCCTCATGAAGACCTCGATCGGCTATCCGTCACGGGCCGCCATGATCGACGTCCTCGACGGTGCGGCTGCGCCCGACCGATCGAAACTCGTGAGACCGCTGCTCAAGGCCGATCAGGTCGTGCGTCTCGCCGGACTCGCGGCGCAGAATCACACGGATCGAGCCGTCCTCGACTACATCGCTGCTCTCGCTGAGGCGACCCGTCAGGATGAGTCCTCCACGCTGGGCGTCTCCACGCGCGGAGCCATCGGCATGGCCCGTTGCGTCCGTGTCTGGGCCGCAGCCCAGGGACGTAACTTCGTCCTTCCGGACGATGTCAAGGACCTCGCGATCCCCGTGTGGGCGCATCGTATCGTCGTCGATCCGGACGCCCTCTTCTCGGGGGCCACGGCCGAGGGCGTCATCAACCGCGCTCTGACCACCGTTCCTGCGCCGGCAGTGAGCGCCTGAGTCCAGTGACTCTCACAGCGCCGCTCCAAAAGGCCCGCGACGCCCTCATCCGGGCATCCCGCACCCCTGTGATCGCCCTTGGCATCAGCTGGTTGAAAACGATCACGGCCACAGGGTGGGCGGTGATCATCTGCGGGAGCCTCGCCGCATGGATCGCCACGACGTGGGGGTGGGTCGAGGCGCACGTCATTGCGACGACCTGCGCTGCGGTCATGCTCTCGGCACTGGTGCTCGTCGCATGGCCTATCCCGCATCGGATCGCGATCGACCTGCCGCAGAAGCGCATCGTTGCAGGCCAAACCGCTGTCGGCGGCATCACCGTGACCAATACGCGTACCAGACCGATCGGCTCGGGAGTCATCGAGCTCCCCATCGGAGCCGGAAGCGGACAGTTCCTCGTCCCGCCACTGGGGCCGAAAGCGCGATGGGAGGAGATCTTCTCGGTCGTCACCCGTCGGCGCGGCCTCATCAGCATCGGTCCCGCAAGATCGGTCCGCTCCGATGGCCTGGGCTTACTGCGCCGCGTCCGCATAGGGGACCGCCCCGATGTCCTCAGAGTCCATCCGCGTACGGTACGGCTCCCCTTCGATGCCACGGGATTCCAGCTGGACGTCGAAGGGGTGACCACGGCGAGACTGTCTTCCTCGGATGTCTCTTTCCACGCCCTGCGTGACTATGAACCGGGCGACGACCGACGTAACGTGCACTGGGCGTCCACTGCGCGCCTCGGACGCCTGATCGTTCGGCAGTTCGAGGAAACCCGCCGTTCTCACCACATGATCATCATCGATACGGCGGCTCGCGTGTGGCCCGGAGATGCTTTCGAAACAGCGGTTTCCATCGGAGCCTCGCTCGCTCTCACCGGACTCAGCGCGTCTCGCACGGTATCGATGAGCACATCGGCTGGCTGGCTGCCGACGAGCTCACCGGTCCGCATGCTCGATGCCCTTACCGAGATCGAAGCGGGGGACAACGTTGATGTCGAGGAGCGAGTGAGGCGCTGCGTCGAAGAACGCGGCGGAGCATCGGCGGTGACGATCGTCGTCAATCCCGGGATGTCGGACGAGGACGCCTCGCGTCTGGCGGGCGTGCCCGGCTCGGACGTGTCGGTCCTCGTCATCCGCGTCCGTCCCGGTGCTTCGCGTCGGCGTCGCCGACTCTCCAGGGGGGTGCTCCTCGATTGCCCGAGCCTGGACGATCTGCCTCGCCTCATCGTGGGGGGAAAGCTGTCATGACCGCTCCGCGACGCCGGCGTCCCCGGAACAACCCGACCGGCACCCCTCCTCCGAGGGTCGCCGCCGTGCAGGAACGCCTTCGAGGAAGGCTCCCCGGATGGGCGCTTCTCGTCGTGGGGGCGCTCTTCATCGGCCCCACCGCTGCTCATACACCAGTCTTCGGCGATCCTTCGGGTGCGCTCGCGGCCGGGACCGGCGTTTTCATCGGCCTCTTGATCGCTGCGGCGGCGACTCGCTGGAAGTGGGATGCACTGTCGGTCCTGGCAGCGGTGCTCGCGGCGTATCTTCTCCTCGGCGGAGCCGTCGCTCTGCCGAAGACGACTCTGTATCACGTGCTCCCTACGGCGCAGACGCTCCAGGTATTGGTACTCGGGGCGGTTCAGTCCTGGAAAGACCTGCTGACCGTCACCCCGCCCGCCTCCTCGTACATCGGCCCCGCCCTGGTCCCGTGGATCTGCGGCCTCGTATCGTCGACGCTCGCCGGACTTGCGACCGTGCGCAGGGGAAGCGCGATCCTCGGAAGCGTTCCGATCATCCTCATGGGAGCGATCGGCATTGCCTTCGGACCGTCGGGAACGCGACCGATGATCTGGCCGGTCATCGTCTGGTGGGCGGCGCTTCTCCTGTGGTGGGCTGCGGCTGCCCAGAGACGTCGGATCGCCGACGGTGAGGACATCCTCATCGGACGGAGGACGACAGCGACGAACGTCACCTCTACGGCGACGACCGGCCGCTCTCGCAGCGTCATCAACATCGGCCGTCGGGCGGTGTCGGCTCTCGTCATGACAGCGATCGGCGTAGGACTCGCCGTTCCGGCGACGATCGAGTGGGGGCCCTGGAATTCAAGGATCGTCGGCCGCGATGTCGTCGAACCACCGCTCGATGTGCGCGCCTACCCGTCGCCCTTGGCCGCCTACCGCCACTACACGACCGATTTGGAGCGCAAGAAGCTCCTCTCGGTCACGGGGCTTCCCGAGTCCGCACGGGTGCGCATCGCCGTCATGGACGTCTACGACGGCACGACCTTCGGCATGAG is a window encoding:
- a CDS encoding Ig-like domain-containing protein, whose product is MASRAGSRRRGRLLRRTPAVFVVVLSLIISVLAIIHRGVETTEVNVDDGGIWVTNASKLMVGHMNYDARLLDAAFVTESTNFDIGQAGDTVTFSDFASRSLAPVDVSSVALGAATSLPEGAIAMQGGQSVGVIDPAEGNVWLADASAPSSTAYTQETSLTTGLEAGVVATSTSGNVYALSAVAGEFFIAQRTGAVIDTHEIPVSGLSRASDLSLTVVGEHPVGLDSSTNTLILPDGSSYDLADQGISSGAVLQQPGPDSDRVLVATTTGLFAIPLDGGDAAVLGTSPKGLAGNAAPPVRHNRCAYAAWTVSGAYLRVCDDSSKDESGTVESLRSAEEIVFRTNRTRIVLNDIGNGSVWLPDDNMVLMNDWDQVAKELVENKTQEETPEITEEIADPERQEKNTPPEAVDDEFGIRPGRSTTLPVLNNDSDADGDVLTARVIEPADFGRLTRSRGGRALQITDVGEDQAGTTSFVYEATDGEAADTATVTVSVHPWSVNEGPRQVRHPVVKIGSEAQIEYNILTDWIDPDGDQIYLASAVAPAGLSVQFSEDGTISITELGAGAGTKAVEIEVSDGRDTTSGLLTVDVQEPGNIVPTANADFYVARVGEPLVLDPVTNDIDPNGDALSLVAVSVAPVTTTVVPDLGLGTITFTGTAPGSYQFTYTVTDGPSTALGVIRVDVVAAEEKATPIAEDDLAVLPAGGSTLVAPLANDTDPAGGVLVVQTIDVPESLGLQVALLDRHILRITSPAGLDDSVSFTYTVSNGQDTARAQVTVVPTRARDINAAPEANPDSVKVRVGDIGSVAVLANDRSPAGLPMTVSTTIENLTKRPELGTPFVTGNLVRLEAGDTPGIVTLAYTVRDSVGNTASSTVTFEVIADSQANSAPRPKALTAWAVTSEMTRISVPLNGIDPDGDSVTLVGIEQSPTKGTVELGTDWLEYTPSKGAIGTEVFTYIVEDRKGKQATARVRVGIAPPSTRNQDPIAVNDSITIRPARDVSVGVMVNDIDADGDTISLLEGSLVSNVTGLEARITGQTVTFTSPADEGDYSIAYRITDGKGGTATASLTIHVRTDAPLQAPVARDDVVAISELPERTGSVRVAVTDNDDDPDGVLTDLTVSTKSSLASVDGQEVIVTPTENRALIVYTITDKDGLSSSAVLFVPGINRTNPVVDETRVPLEVRADEDVTIDINDYVLVRSGRTAHIVDGASVTASVGIDPGIELVDDHSLKFHVTADYTGKSSISFEARDGLADDDSALSAVLTIPIRVKSTTNHPPTLTPTAIRVAAGDDPVSYDLSLMVDDPDDADPTSFTYSLVKSPNGVAVSLNGHLLSVQAVLGQQKGDLDPIVVSVDDGSGEVEAQIPVKVVSSTAELPRATDIEITTANAGQSMTIDLTPALFNPFKETRLRIHSVQFQVGAGTLDPDSDRYSLTITPQAGKTGSMIVTYKVADATEDPSRNVQGKIILTVRDRPAPPTEVKASVSGAGRATVSFTPGASNGADIDFYEMTDVTTGQTYRCEIAVCEASGLTNGVEHAFTVRAHNDVGYSDPSGASNRELIDAVPGKMPTPTLEEGDRQLRISWSPPENEGSAISRYTVSVVGADGVRTVEATSTSTIVSDLKNGQSYTVTVVAHNGAKEPSQSSDGVIGTPYGTPDTPTAITASVTEASADGVTATVGVSWDRGSPEDADWGETTVTVGGISTTVDKTRTSALLVGIEPGLGHEVTVQTSNAHGNKSAIGTSVVRVSTVPFAPSADALRLEPTGVKGELRVVGLSKKGGRGYSPDELRIHYTITGRGCGADGPQLDTSSMLINSGDNTPVSYSFCQVGIASTGDPSVSAIVTAQAVAPESKPEAPTLTATPVSTTSIALNWNIESASPPVSSAVLLVDGSRIPVTYANGAHTVSDLAPGRAYTFTLEISNAWGTASSTTTAVTPMDVRLAWTNTCAADVTPGVQTPEGGTPESCFTYSVAPVGWTLDAKPLVCTVISDVDNSTKKTITVSGDAGTPSGVRTLAATQEALDALWAQRPDLVTCSQE
- a CDS encoding AAA family ATPase; its protein translation is MTISIDDATRFAQTFAGLVDGISAAVLDKEPTIRLALTTMFAGGHLLLEDAPGTGKTALARAMSRVIDSRTARIQFTPDLLPSDITGVNMYDQKSGDWRFHGGPIFAEIVLADEINRASPKTQSALLEVMEEAQVTVDGIRHLAPEPFMVIATQNPIEQAGTYPLPEAQLDRFLMKTSIGYPSRAAMIDVLDGAAAPDRSKLVRPLLKADQVVRLAGLAAQNHTDRAVLDYIAALAEATRQDESSTLGVSTRGAIGMARCVRVWAAAQGRNFVLPDDVKDLAIPVWAHRIVVDPDALFSGATAEGVINRALTTVPAPAVSA
- a CDS encoding DUF58 domain-containing protein, producing the protein MTLTAPLQKARDALIRASRTPVIALGISWLKTITATGWAVIICGSLAAWIATTWGWVEAHVIATTCAAVMLSALVLVAWPIPHRIAIDLPQKRIVAGQTAVGGITVTNTRTRPIGSGVIELPIGAGSGQFLVPPLGPKARWEEIFSVVTRRRGLISIGPARSVRSDGLGLLRRVRIGDRPDVLRVHPRTVRLPFDATGFQLDVEGVTTARLSSSDVSFHALRDYEPGDDRRNVHWASTARLGRLIVRQFEETRRSHHMIIIDTAARVWPGDAFETAVSIGASLALTGLSASRTVSMSTSAGWLPTSSPVRMLDALTEIEAGDNVDVEERVRRCVEERGGASAVTIVVNPGMSDEDASRLAGVPGSDVSVLVIRVRPGASRRRRRLSRGVLLDCPSLDDLPRLIVGGKLS